The following proteins are encoded in a genomic region of Arachis ipaensis cultivar K30076 chromosome B02, Araip1.1, whole genome shotgun sequence:
- the LOC110269178 gene encoding uncharacterized protein LOC110269178, whose translation MESFGIPCVHIVAVCVRLDLGEIPESLVLCRWSKTAKMEIENENINHHTTDQNVTYRTRLGAFSQLCKQLGKVACMSDEDFKLYSKKVLSDAVFLEIKYGLRPANNIFTPTIDNRVKDPIHVKTKGTGRCSQAGRSAAKTKRKCSTCGKLGHRRTRCPNGDTPLAKTNEKAPIWGHKRKRSKVKHLKIETRLVLVGRTEVQMPYFYRFPNDGK comes from the exons ATGGAGTCGTTCGGTATTCCATGTGTGCACATCGTGGCCGTGTGTGTCAGGCTAGACTTAGGAGAAATTCCTGAAAGCCTAGTTCTGTGCAGGTGGTCAAAGACAGCTAAAATGGAGATCGAAAATGAAAACATTAACCACCACACTACTGACCAAAACGTGACCTATAGAACAAGGTTGGGTGCGTTTTCGCAGCTATGCAAGCAGTTAGGCAAGGTGGCTTGCATGAGTGATGAGGACTTCAAGCTTTACTCAAAGAAGGTTTTATCCGATGCTGTTTTCCTTGAAATCAAGTATGGCCTTCGACCAGCAAACAATATTTTCACACCGACAATAGATAATAGAGTCAAAGACCCAATTCATGTTAAAACAAAAGGCACAGGCCGGTGCAGTCAAGCTGGGCGTTCTGCTGCGAAGACCAAAAGAAAGTGCAGTACATGTGGGAAGCTCGGGCATCGGAGGACTCGCTGTCCTAACGGAGATACACCACTTGCAAAAACAAATGAGAAAGCCCCTATATGGGGGCATAAACGCAAGCGATCAAAAG TCAAACACCTAAAAATTGAGACTCGACTTGTACTAGTGGGAAGAACTGAAGTTCAA ATGCCGTATTTCTATCGTTTTCCAAATGATGGAAAATAG
- the LOC110269179 gene encoding protein FAR1-RELATED SEQUENCE 5-like, translating into MRIKRKDGSGKWYMSRFVEEHNRELAFGKLVDYLRSHKKISEVEVAQLTSMKEIGIIIPKIYKSFAAQLGGFNLVTFTKQDMYNEVRKQRRLQGGDVNAAIRYLEGLARMDGKLFWRYKVGAGQHLCNLF; encoded by the coding sequence ATGAGGATTAAGAGGAAAGACGGTAGCGGGAAGTGGTATATGTCGCGTTTTGTTGAAGAGCATAATCGCGAACTGGCGTTTGGGAAGCTTGTGGATTATCTACGGTCACACAAGAAGATATCTGAGGTAGAAGTTGCTCAGCTAACAAGCATGAAGGAGATTGGGATTATCATTCCGAAGATTTATAAGTCATTTGCAGCACAACTAGGGGGTTTTAACCTGGTTACATTTACGAAGCAAGATATGTATAACGAGGTGCGAAAGCAGAGAAGGCTCCAAGGTGGAGACGTAAATGCAGCTATAAGGTACCTGGAAGGTTTGGCACGTATGGATGGGAAACTGTTTTGGAGGTACAAGGTTGGGGCAGGGCAACACCTATGCAACTTGTTTTAG